Proteins encoded in a region of the Takifugu flavidus isolate HTHZ2018 chromosome 8, ASM371156v2, whole genome shotgun sequence genome:
- the nt5dc2 gene encoding 5'-nucleotidase domain-containing protein 2 → MAFNTVAAVFIRALRSGGNGTPPLLRSAKMNGLSASRTLSGGNQQDREVAKSSDSCTDTDGPGNDAPTSSEAAHRPTPADKKGTKGAPGVRGERRRSFTSAVPADAKSYMWARYNDTKRLVHELIPPGACNLLNPSTIYANNEVCLSEVDIYGFDYDYTLALYSNALNTMIFNMARNFLIEHYKYPEGIRKYDYIPNFAVRGLHYDIQKGLLMKIDAFHYIQPGTVYWGLNPLPDEEVLQLYGGTYHVPLQQDSGFYGKGPKVKQFMDIFSIPEMTLLAVANDYFITNDIEYDPVHLFKDVSEAIGMVHLKGYMYKWVMEDLDKFILRGEETDAVLQRLVSHGKKLFLITNSPFGFVDKGMTHMVGKDWRDFFDVIIVHADKPHFFTDCVKPFRQLDNNGDLRWEKINSLDKGHIYKQGNLFDFLRLTGWRGSKVLYFGDHLYSDLADLMLRHGWRTAAIVPELEQETNVVSTNRYSLNLTWLQALTGLMERLQTLQDSESKMIFHEWQKEREELMVMMKNLFNPQFGSIFRTCHNPTYFSRRLCRFSDIYMTSVSCLLNYDLNYTFYPRRTPLQHESPLWMDQLCTGCLKIPHLEEMSHIR, encoded by the exons ATGGCTTTTAATACAGTAGCAGCCGTGTTCATCCGTGCGCTGCGCAGCGGAGGAAATGGCACCCCTCCTTTGTTGCGATCCGCCAAAATGAACGGACTGTCTGCGTCGCGCACGCTGTCTGGAGGAAATCAACAGGATCGCGAAGTAGCAAAAAGTTCCGACTCCTGCACGGACACGGACGGGCCTGGGAACGACGCGCCAACCTCCAGCGAAGCTGCCCACAGACCTACGCCTGCAGACAAGAAGGGTACCAAGGGCGCTCCCGGGGTTCGCGGTGAGCGGAGACGCTCCTTCACCTCCGCAGTTCCAGCAGACGCCAAGTCTTACATGTGGGCTCGTTACAATGACACCAAACGCCTGGTTCACG AACTGATTCCTCCAGGCGCCTGCAACCTCCTCAACCCCTCTACTATTTACGCCAACAACGAGGTGTGTCTGTCTGAGGTGGACATCTACGGCTTTGACTACGACTACACTCTGGCCCTGTACTCTAATGCTCTCAACACAATGATCTTCAACATGGCCAGAAACTTCCTGATTGAACACTATAAG TATCCGGAAGGCATCCGCAAATATGATTACATTCCAAACTTTGCTGTTCGGGGTCTTCATTATGACATTCAGAAG GGTCTTTTAATGAAGATTGATGCCTTTCATTACATCCAGCCAGGAACAGTGTATTg GGGACTGAACCCACTGCCAGATGAGGAGGTGCTGCAGCTCTATGGGGGGACCTATCACGTCCCCCTGCAGCAGGACAGTGGCTTCTATGGAAAG GGGCCGAAGGTGAAACAGTTCATGGACATTTTCTCCATCCCAGAAATGACCCTCTTAGCTGTAGCAAATGACTATTTCATCACAAACGACATTGAATACGACCCAGTTCACCTGTTCAAGGACGTCTCG GAAGCGATTGGAATGGTCCATCTTAAAGGTTACATGTACAAATGGGTCATGGAGGATCTGG ATAAATTCATtctgagaggagaagagaccGATGCCGTTTTACAACGACTGGTTAGTCATGGAAAAAAACTCTTTCTCATCACTAACAGTCCCTTTGGCTTCGT TGACAAAGGAATGACTCATATGGTGGGAAAAGACTGGAGAGACTTTTTTGATGTCATCATTGTTCACGCTGACAAACCTCACTTCTTCACCGATTGCGTCAA GCCGTTTCGGCAGTTGGACAACAATGGAGACCTTCGGTGggagaaaataaacagtttgGACAAGGGGCACATATACAAACAG GGAAACCTCTTTGATTTTCTTAGACTGACAGGTTGGCGAGGTTCAAAGGTTCTTTATTTTGGAGACCATCTTTATAGTGACCTGGCT GACCTGATGCTGCGACATGGCTGGCGTACAGCAGCCATAGTGcctgagctggagcaggaaacCAACGTGGTCAGCACAAACCGCTACTCTCTGAACCTCACCTGGCTCCAGGCTTTAACTGGCCTGATGGAGCGCCTACAG ACTCTTCAGGACTCGGAGTCTAAAATGATTTTTCATGAATGGCAAAAGGAAAGGGAAGAACTTAT ggtgatgatgaagaacCTGTTCAACCCTCAGTTTGGCAGCATATTCCGGACGTGTCATAACCCCACGTATTTCTCCAGACGTCTGTGTCGTTTCTCAGACATCTACATGACCTCCGTCAGCTGCCTGTTGAATTATGACCTCAACTACACCTTCTACCCCCGCCGCACCCCTCTGCAGCACGAATCCCCGCTC